From Hippoglossus stenolepis isolate QCI-W04-F060 chromosome 19, HSTE1.2, whole genome shotgun sequence, the proteins below share one genomic window:
- the LOC118098766 gene encoding GTPase IMAP family member 4 isoform X1 — translation MDAIRPQHTTAGDAPGPEEEAKKKAAAAQAAIRLPEVRLVVLGWRWPGKSLTGNTIIGREEFRLERAAEFCVKRQTEVLGREVIVVDTPGWFSAQDTPPSYKEELVRGATLSPPGPHAFLLVIPVGMFTEVDRTRIEEHVSLFGEHVWKHTIVVFTWAEVLRKISIERYIRREGKDLQWVLEKCKRRYFVINNSIYGEHPQVGRLLEKVEKMVAEEGGYYSQEEAEEEKKPLEENQNPARDVRELGARPKQNSALSLSKAMEVDPLSSE, via the exons ATGGACGCGATCAGACCTCAACACACAACAG cCGGAGATGCCCCAGGACCAGAAGAGGAGGCAAAAAAGAAAGCAGCTGCGGCCCAGGCAGCCATCCGCCTTCCGGAGGTCCGACTGGTGGTGCTGGGCTGGAGATGGCCGGGAAAGAGCCTGACGGGAAATACCATCATAGGCCGAGAGGAATTTCGCCTGGAGCGAGCGGCGGAGTTCTGTGTGAAGAGGCAGACTGAGGTGCTGGGGCGGGAGGTGATTGTGGTGGACACTCCGGGGTGGTTCTCTGCGCAGGACACCCCCCCCTCCTATAAAGAGGAGCTAGTAAGAGGAGCAACTCTGTCGCCTCCAGGTCCACATGCCTTCCTGCTCGTCATCCCCGTGGGCATGTTCACAGAGGTGGACCGTACACGCATCGAGGAGCACGTGAGCCTCTTCGGGGAGCATGTGTGGAAGCATACGATTGTGGTTTTCACGTGGGCGGAGGTGTTAAGGAAGATTTCAATCGAGAGGTACATCCGCAGGGAGGGCAAGGATCTGCAGTGGGTGCTGGAAAAGTGCAAGCGAAGGTACTTTGTCATAAACAACAGCATATACGGGGAGCATCCGCAGGTAGGACGCCTgctggagaaggtggagaagatGGTGGCAGAGGAAGGGGGATACTACAGCCaagaggaggcggaggaagagaagaaaccaCTGGAGGAGAACCAGAACCCAGCCAGGGACGTGCGGGAGCTGGGGGCGAGACCCAAACAGAACTCTGCACTGAGTTTGTCCAAAGCCATGGAGGTGGATCCACTTTCCAGTGAGTGA
- the chmp4c gene encoding charged multivesicular body protein 4c codes for MSKISKLFKGSSSSSSSSSKSSSSSSSRSKHHRSRAGPTPQEAIHRLRETEEMLTKKQDYLEKRIEQELMVAKKHGTKNKRAALQALKRKKRLEAQLTQIDGTLSTIEFQREALENSHTNTEVLNNLAFATKAMKKVHENMDLDKIDDMMQDITEQQDVAREISDAISRPTGEEFDEDDLLAELAELEQEELEENMKRMGGLPSVPSSKVPSARHGQRATTKKRVEDEDDMRMLASWAT; via the exons ATGAGCAAAATCTCTAAATTGTTCAagggcagcagctccagctcgaGCTCCAGCTCCAAGTCCAGCTCGTCGAGCTCCTCCAGGTCCAAACACCACCGCTCCAGAGCCGGACCCACTCCGCAGGAGGCCATCCACAGGCTGAGGGAGACCGAGGAAATGCTGACCAAGAAACAGGACTACCTGGAGAAGAGGATAGAGCAAGAGCTCATGGTCGCCAAGAAGCATGGCACGAAGAACAAGAGAG ctgctctgcaggcgctgaagaggaagaagcgCTTGGAAGCGCAGCTCACTCAGATCGACGGCACGCTGTCCACCATCGAGTTTCAGAGAGAAGCTCTGGAGAACTCGCACACCAACACGGAGGTCCTGAACAATCTGGCCTTTGCCACCAAGGCCATGAAGAAAGTTCACGAGAACAT GGACCTCGACAAGATCGATGATATGATGCAGGACATCACGGAACAACAGGACGTGGCTCGAGAGATCAGCGATGCCATTTCCAGACCGACCGGCGAGGAATTTGACGAG GATGATCTGCTGGCGGAGCTGGCAGAGCTGGaacaggaagagctggaggagaacatGAAGAGAATGGGCGGACTTCCCAGCGTGCCCAGCTCCAAAGTGCCTTCAGCACGGCACGGCCAGCGTGCAA CAACCAAGAAAAGGGTTGAAGATGAAGACGACATGCGTATGCTGGCATCGTGGGCAACTTAA
- the LOC118098766 gene encoding GTPase IMAP family member 4 isoform X2 has translation MDAIRPQHTTAGDAPGPEEEAKKKAAAAQAAIRLPEVRLVVLGWRWPGKSLTGNTIIGREEFRLERAAEFCVKRQTEVLGREVIVVDTPGWFSAQDTPPSYKEELVRGATLSPPGPHAFLLVIPVGMFTEVDRTRIEEHVSLFGEHVWKHTIVVFTWAEVLRKISIERYIRREGKDLQWVLEKCKRRYFVINNSIYGEHPQVGRLLEKVEKMVAEEGGYYSQEEAEEEKKPLEENQNPARDVRELGARPKQNSALSLSKAMEVDPLSN, from the exons ATGGACGCGATCAGACCTCAACACACAACAG cCGGAGATGCCCCAGGACCAGAAGAGGAGGCAAAAAAGAAAGCAGCTGCGGCCCAGGCAGCCATCCGCCTTCCGGAGGTCCGACTGGTGGTGCTGGGCTGGAGATGGCCGGGAAAGAGCCTGACGGGAAATACCATCATAGGCCGAGAGGAATTTCGCCTGGAGCGAGCGGCGGAGTTCTGTGTGAAGAGGCAGACTGAGGTGCTGGGGCGGGAGGTGATTGTGGTGGACACTCCGGGGTGGTTCTCTGCGCAGGACACCCCCCCCTCCTATAAAGAGGAGCTAGTAAGAGGAGCAACTCTGTCGCCTCCAGGTCCACATGCCTTCCTGCTCGTCATCCCCGTGGGCATGTTCACAGAGGTGGACCGTACACGCATCGAGGAGCACGTGAGCCTCTTCGGGGAGCATGTGTGGAAGCATACGATTGTGGTTTTCACGTGGGCGGAGGTGTTAAGGAAGATTTCAATCGAGAGGTACATCCGCAGGGAGGGCAAGGATCTGCAGTGGGTGCTGGAAAAGTGCAAGCGAAGGTACTTTGTCATAAACAACAGCATATACGGGGAGCATCCGCAGGTAGGACGCCTgctggagaaggtggagaagatGGTGGCAGAGGAAGGGGGATACTACAGCCaagaggaggcggaggaagagaagaaaccaCTGGAGGAGAACCAGAACCCAGCCAGGGACGTGCGGGAGCTGGGGGCGAGACCCAAACAGAACTCTGCACTGAGTTTGTCCAAAGCCATGGAGGTGGATCCACTTTCCA ATTAA